A stretch of DNA from Halodesulfovibrio sp. MK-HDV:
TCTCGATAATCCAGAACGGTATTACGGAGCTCGTAAAAGGCTATTTATTGGCTTGATTACGGGCACTTCTGCTTTGCTGTGTGCAATTTTGCTTGCAGGGTGGATTATCCCGTTCATTGGTTTTTCCAATATTCATCCATCATTACCGTATATTTTTGGTCTTCTTTTCGGTTCGGCTATTTTTTGCATCAGCTGGGCAACCCTCGGGCTTGTTTTGCAGATTCTTAAAGGCAGAGCCGTGCTTGGAAGTGCTAAAATGCGTGGTTTAACGATTCGAATATTCCTGCCGTTAATGACGATGTTTGCCCGTTTGCTGGGTATACAAAAGTCCAAAGTTCGGCAGTCGTTTATTCGTGTGAATAATGAATTAGTGCGATCCGAGAACGGTAAGTTCGAAGCAAACGATATTTTAATTCTTACGCCGCATTGTTTGCAGGCAAGCGACTGTTCGCTGCGCCTTTCCTACAATGTTGATAACTGTAAGCGCTGCGGGCGTTGCCCCGTGGCTATGCTGCTCAAATTACGTGATCATTACGGCGTAAAGTTTGCCATTGCGACAGGTGGCACAATCGCCCGTCGTATTGTGGTGAAAGAACGACCAAAATTTATTATTGCCGTGGCATGTGAGCGCGATCTTACTTCCGGTATCCAAGATACATATCCGCTCCCTGTGTATGGCGTATTGAATGAACGTCCGTGCGGCCCGTGTCTTGATACAACCGTGCCGGAGCTTTCAATGGAACGCGCTTTGCGTATGTTCATCAATAATCCAGCGCCGCCGTTGCTTTTCGAAGCTGCATTCGGTCACGCTGATACAAAGTGTTAAAAGACACAACGAAAGAAATTTTCAAGGAATATATATGGTAAGACTTAAAGATTCAGCATTACCGCCAGCTCGTTCGGTTGCGCTTGAAGTTATCTCACAGGTTTTAGATAAAGGCCGCGACGTTCAGGCAGCGCTGGATTACCAGCTCAACAACCAGAAGATTACTGCACAGGACTCTGCTCTGTGTACAGAGCTGGTGTATGGATTTTTGCGCTACAAAGGGCGTATTGAAGCTCTTTTGGGATTGTTCCTGAAGGATGGTTCGAAACTGCCTAAAAAAGCCGCGAACGTAATGGGGCTTGCAGCGTACGAAATGCTCTACCTTGACCGTATTCCTGTCTACGCATCCGTTGATTGGTGTGTAGGGTACGTAAAAAAACGTTTCTCATTAGGTCTTGGTAAACTGGCAAACGCTGTACTGCGTAACCTCGACCGTATGGGTGATAAAGTCCACGACATGGAATCGCTTCGTAAAGAAGGCATGTCAGACAACGCACTCTTAGCAGCATGGCATTCCATGCCTGAGTGGATTGTTACTTCATGGATGGATGCATACGGGGCAGAACGTACCCAGATTCTTCTCGCAAACGCTCAGAAGCATGCACCGCTCGGTATTCGCGTTAACCAGACATTTGAAGCCGGTATGGATCTCGTTAACGAGCTTTCAGACGACGGCAAAAGCACCAAGACTATCGGTTACGGTGTAATGTATCCAGCAGGTGCTCAGCCAGCAGAGCTTAAAACCATGATCAACGACGGCCTTGTTTCCCGTCAGTCCATGGCATCGCAGGAAGTTCTGCGTGAAGCTCATCCGGAAACTTGGGATGGACCAGTTTGGGACTGTTGTTGCGGACGTGGTGGTAAAACCTACGCGTTGCTCGAACAGGATGTGGACGTTACTTTTGCTTCTGATACTTCACGTAAACGTCTTTTGGGCTTTCGCGAAGAAGCAGAACGACTTGCAATGTATCCACCAGAATCCCTTCTTATGTCTGCTGCTGAGTCTCCAAAGAAAGGTTCTCCGTTTGAAGAAGAACCACCAGCGACCATTATTGCAGACGTACCATGTTCCGGCTTCGGTACTCTCTCTCGTCGTCCAGATGTGCGTTACCATCGCACAACCGAAGGTATTTCAGATCTCGTTGATGTTCAGAAAGCAATCATGGAGAACACATTCTCTGTTCTCAAAGAGGGCGGACTGCTCGTGTACATGACTTGTACAATTAACCCAGACGAGAACGAAAAACAGGTTCAGGCATTCCTTGAACGTCATCCAGAAGCTACACTCGAAAAAGAATGGAACACTCCAGACGATAGCGAGTACGGCGAATATTTCTACGTGGCGTTGTTGAGAAAGCCTTAAATAAAGACTTTGTTGCCTCCGGCGGGCAGGGCGTTGCCCCTGCACCCCACAAGGGGACGCGTCCCCTTGACCCCGATTAGGTATATCTCTTTTCTAGCGAATAAAAAAAGGGTGGAGTTTTTAACTCCACCCTTTTTCTGTTTGTGAAAGGTAGTGATGCAAAAGCCGCGAGTGAATCTTAAACAAAGAAAGACCTCGCAACTAAAAAGTTTTGAAGGGGGTCTGGGGGAAACTTTTGCAAAAGTTTCAGCCCAACCGCCGGAGGCAAGTTGTCACTTCTTTACCCATCAAAAAAGCCCTCACACCAATGGCGTGAGGGCTTCATTATTTCAAACTAAGAAGTAAGGGTAGCTTACTTCATCTGCTCTGCTACGTGATCCGCGCCAGCTTGAAGAGCTTCAGCGTTTTTAGGGATCAAGTGACCGTAGCGGGAGCTAATAACAGATTTAAGAGATTCTTTAACCTGTTCTAATGGCACACAGCCAGTTGCCTGCACGTAAGCGCCGAGTGCAACCATGTTTGCCATACGAGTGTTACCGAGGCCATCGGCGATTTCGTTAGCTGGCACTGTGTAGGTTGTTACACGGTCTTCAGCTTTAGCTGCATCAACGAGTGAGGAGTTCAGAATCTGAATGCCACCGTCGATGAGTTTAGGCTGAAATTTGTCGAGAGAAGGCTGGTTCATGATGATCAGAGCTTTAGGGCTCTGGATAATCGGTGAACCAATGTCTTCTGAAGAAATTACAACGGTGCAGTTTGCAGTACCGCCGCGCATTTCCGGACCGTAAACTGGGATGTAAGTAACTTCTTGGCCTGCTTCCATACCTGCGTATGCGAGCAGGTTACCAATGAGCATAACACCCTGACCACCGAAGCCGGCGATAATAACGTCCTGATACATGCTATTCCTCCCCGTCCTTGGTCACATCCTTGAATACTCCCAGAGGGAAGTAAGGAATCATTTCTTCAGTGATGCGAGTGTTTGCAGCGATTGGGTCCATTTTCCAGTTAGTAGGACATGCGGAGAGCATTTCTACAAAACCGAAACCTGTACCATTAATCTGCATTTCAAACGCTTTACGCAGAGCTTTTTTAGCGCGGCGAATGTTCTTAACAGAGTCAAGAGATACGCGTTCGCAGTAAGCTGTGCCGCCGAGACCACCGATGATTTCACTCATGCGGATAGCAAGGCCGTGTTCTTCAGCAGAACGACCGTTAGGAGAAGTAGTGGTTTTCTGGCCTACAAGAGTTGTAGGAGCCATCTGGCCACCAGTCATGCCGTATACGGTGTTGTTAACGAACACTACGGAGATTTTTTCGCCACGGTTAGCAGCATGAACAATCTCAGCAAGGCCGATAGAAGCCAAGTCGCCGTCACCCTGATAGGTGAAAACGAATTTGTCTTTATGTGCACGTTTAAGGCCGGTTGCTACTGCAGGAGCACGACCATGTGGTGCTTCAACTGCGTCTACATCAAGGTAGTTGTAGATAAATACGGAACAACCAATGGAGCCAACACAAAGGGTGTCGTCTACAAGGCCCATTTCTGTAAGCACTTCACCAACAAGGCGGTGTGCAACGCCGTGATGACAACCCGGGCAGTAATGCGTAGGGCGGTCAACCATGATTTCAGGTGCGTCGAAAACGAGTTTTTCAGACATTCCCTAGTCCTCCAAATGCTTGATGATAGGTGCGAGGAAGTCATCGGAACCAGGGAGGTCGCCTGGCATGTGACCGTGGAATTCGGAATCTGCAATACCACGTACGGAAAGGCGTACGTCGTCTACCATCTGGCCGCA
This window harbors:
- a CDS encoding DUF116 domain-containing protein; protein product: MLFHKKDLDNPERYYGARKRLFIGLITGTSALLCAILLAGWIIPFIGFSNIHPSLPYIFGLLFGSAIFCISWATLGLVLQILKGRAVLGSAKMRGLTIRIFLPLMTMFARLLGIQKSKVRQSFIRVNNELVRSENGKFEANDILILTPHCLQASDCSLRLSYNVDNCKRCGRCPVAMLLKLRDHYGVKFAIATGGTIARRIVVKERPKFIIAVACERDLTSGIQDTYPLPVYGVLNERPCGPCLDTTVPELSMERALRMFINNPAPPLLFEAAFGHADTKC
- a CDS encoding transcription antitermination factor NusB, with protein sequence MVRLKDSALPPARSVALEVISQVLDKGRDVQAALDYQLNNQKITAQDSALCTELVYGFLRYKGRIEALLGLFLKDGSKLPKKAANVMGLAAYEMLYLDRIPVYASVDWCVGYVKKRFSLGLGKLANAVLRNLDRMGDKVHDMESLRKEGMSDNALLAAWHSMPEWIVTSWMDAYGAERTQILLANAQKHAPLGIRVNQTFEAGMDLVNELSDDGKSTKTIGYGVMYPAGAQPAELKTMINDGLVSRQSMASQEVLREAHPETWDGPVWDCCCGRGGKTYALLEQDVDVTFASDTSRKRLLGFREEAERLAMYPPESLLMSAAESPKKGSPFEEEPPATIIADVPCSGFGTLSRRPDVRYHRTTEGISDLVDVQKAIMENTFSVLKEGGLLVYMTCTINPDENEKQVQAFLERHPEATLEKEWNTPDDSEYGEYFYVALLRKP
- a CDS encoding 2-oxoacid:acceptor oxidoreductase family protein — encoded protein: MYQDVIIAGFGGQGVMLIGNLLAYAGMEAGQEVTYIPVYGPEMRGGTANCTVVISSEDIGSPIIQSPKALIIMNQPSLDKFQPKLIDGGIQILNSSLVDAAKAEDRVTTYTVPANEIADGLGNTRMANMVALGAYVQATGCVPLEQVKESLKSVISSRYGHLIPKNAEALQAGADHVAEQMK
- a CDS encoding thiamine pyrophosphate-dependent enzyme; translation: MSEKLVFDAPEIMVDRPTHYCPGCHHGVAHRLVGEVLTEMGLVDDTLCVGSIGCSVFIYNYLDVDAVEAPHGRAPAVATGLKRAHKDKFVFTYQGDGDLASIGLAEIVHAANRGEKISVVFVNNTVYGMTGGQMAPTTLVGQKTTTSPNGRSAEEHGLAIRMSEIIGGLGGTAYCERVSLDSVKNIRRAKKALRKAFEMQINGTGFGFVEMLSACPTNWKMDPIAANTRITEEMIPYFPLGVFKDVTKDGEE